AACAACcagtctgagcctcagttccttcatctttAACAGAAGTTCCCAGCGTGAGACTCTTCAGGGATCCACAAGGTCAAAACTACTTTCATAGTAATGATAGTAAGACTTTGTCTCTTTCATCCTCATTCTCACAAGTGTACTGTATTTTTCAGAAGCTACATGACATGTAATATTATAGCCCATCAGATGTAAAGGCAGATAGGAGAATCTTCtgttgtcttctgttaagtcacACATTAAACtgacttgaaaaaatataaagcacTGCCTCTCTTTTTGctccatttgttgttgttttggaaaatagttatttttcattagcatatttatgttaacatgcaatgggttatttttaaataagtacacATTTTTCAATTTGTTCACTTTTACTTTATAAGAACTTGTATTGATAGCTATAATCTACTATCTATAGCTATaagtgaaaggtttttttttcctcaatagttttttaaaatgtaaagggaccctaaaaccaaaaaatatgaaaaccgCTGatcaataaaataggaatagtatggaaaccaatttgacaataagtttcatattataaataaataaataaataccctaaaaaataaataaaataggaataatatcaGCCCTCTGTATTTTAGCTTGGTTGTTATATGGTCAAATAAGACTCTGTACAATCACTTTAAAAGGCCTGAGGTGCTGTACAGATATAAGATTGATCATTACTACTGTCATTAATTGcggtgacttttttttaaagatggaacaGATTAAGCGTGCAAACCGCCTTTATACTAATGACTCCATCTTCCTGAAGAAAACCCTCTACATCCCCATCCTGACAGAGCCCAGAGACCTGTTCAATGGTTTGGAttctgaggaagagaaagagggagaggaagaagtacaGTCAAGTAAGGATGAAGTTCAGCCACACTCAGCTGACAGGAAGAAACGAGAAACAGGTTCAGGACGTGCTAACGGTGAAGTCCTTCCCACACCTGGCTGGGAACCCCACACTCCCATCCATGACCTCTCTGCCTCTGATTTCCTTAAGAAGCTTGATTCACAGATCAGCCTGTCAAAAAAGGCTGCTGCCCAGAAGCTGAAAaagggggaaagtgggtgagTCTTGAATGGTTCCTTTTACGCCCCTCCATAGACTTCTTCATTCTTCCAGCCTTGCCTGACCAGACACACAAGTAAGTAAGCATAGTGTTAGCAGAAGCGAAGTAAAGCCTTTCCCCCACATGGCCCTGAAACAATGACAGAGCCGATGACTGCTGGGACGGGTAGAGCAGCGGGAGATGGTTTTGTATTCTCATTGGAGTAAAATAGTTGAGTGTTGTTATGGCTCTGATGATCCGTGAAGGAGCATTAATGGTTAGAATTTACAGAGAGGGTAACGAGACTCCATCTGAGAGCAAGCAGCTCGTGTATACTAGGAGAGGAGGACAGCTTCCCCTATACCTTTTCACTGAGCCCTTTCTCAGGTTCTTCCCCTGACCTGTCACTTTGCCCCCTTTCCTCACCTGCAGGGTACCTGGGGAGGAGTCAGGCCTTCACCTGAGTTCCCCTCGGATGCAGCAGCGAGCAGTCCTAGGTCCGGTCCCGTTGACCCGGACCTCTCGGACCCGGACACTTCGGGACCAGGAGGATGAAATCTTCAAACTCTGATGTCCCCAGAAATGATTGAGAGAAGCAAGATGTTGAAGTAGCAACTTGAGGGGGAGAGGAGCCTGAGGTGAGGCTCAAGAACACAGCttcccggcctgcctccctccctcctgccttcatTCCAGCCTTCTCGTTGATCTAGAGTTCCTTGGCCCGGGGCAGCTTGATTGGCAAGAGTAGAGGATGGGGAACAGACCCCTCCTCAGTTCTTTGTCTGAATCTAGAGCTGTCCTTTAGATTCAAAAGGCTCTTTTTACGTGCCTGTTGGCTTCCCCGTCCCTTTTACCTTCCCTTGGCCTTAGAACAGGGTGGCGAGGActccctcagcccccagcctccttcctctcCGTCTCCAACTATGTTACCTAATTTATTTGGTGCTATATTGAAGTAGTATTTATTTGCTGTATCGTACGTTTCCCTCTTATAACTGAAAAATGGGATTTCTATAACTCTGGGGTGAAGGGAGCCCAGGAGTAGCAAGCCAATGCCCGCTggctccccaccttccccaccttCTTAGCCAAGCATGTCACTGAGGGTGGGGCAATCCGTGATCTAGCCCCTCTGCAGAGAATGGTGGACCGTGCTGGGGCTTTTCCCCAGTCTCAATGTAAAGAATTTGGGCTCAGTCTTAACCAACCAGTCCACTATAATTTGTTTAGAACTCTTGCTCTGAGAAAAAGCAGCAACGTAGGAACCGGAACTCTCCACATCACCAGTTCACCCTTCTGACCTGCTCCTCTGTTCAGCCTGTGTGAGGCTAAGGGATGAAAGAGGAATTACTTTGGAGTTTGAGGAGGAGGACAGTTGGGGGAGACTTGCTGGTGCGGGAGTTTCTTTGTTACACTTCCTCCCCACCAGCGCTGTTGATCTATGCCTTGCTCCTCACTGCGTATTTATTTGCAATCTGTAGCACTGATCTGTGGcactgttttttttggttttgttttgttttgttttgttttttgttttgttttttttttgagtttcttaAGCAGCAGTAGGCAAGGGAACCCCAATACTACTGGCACTATGCCTCTGTCTCCTGTCTGGAAATGGTGAGAGGCTAGATAAGCggtgtttctctttccctcacctcTGTGATGGTCATAAGGTGTAAGAAGCTGGAGAGATTAAACACTGAGCCCTGTGCATGCTTTAGTAGTTTTATTTCCCCTGTGAGAATCTCCCCTGCCCTAGCCCCTTCTTCCTGCACTCTGGAACAGAGCCTCTGGTGTCCATCCAGGCTCTACTTGGAGCTGGAGGTCTAGGATGGCTCTAAGGGGCCCCCACTCCCACTTCTGTCTTTAGGGTCCCCTGACGGGTTAGATGGGCTATGCCCTCTTACCCTGGTTCACAGGGGAGGGGGCTTCCCTGTTTCAAATGTCCCTTATGGGGGAAATAGAGATCCAAGTTTCACTTCGTCTTTTTCAGGCAGCTTTGTTTCCTGTCCTGGGGCTGGAGTGGGAGAAAGGCCTCAACCCTCAGCTTTGCTGCTTCTCCACCAGCAGTTCGGGGGTGGGGTGGTCTCAGAGTCCAAAGCACTCTTGGGAAAGACTGAAGCCCGAGAACTGACAAGCATTAGTGCAGATGAGCAGGGTTAGAAAGCTTGTTCCGGGTTGTTTCCTCAGTCAGCTCTCTGGCCAAGGTGGCATGTGCTGGGTCCAGGGCCCTCAGAGTTTCCCCTCATCCAGCATCTTCCTGAGCCCATCACAGATCTTGCCCAGGTGCTGAGTGAAGTCGGGCCCGTAGAGGGCGGTGAGCAGGCCCGCGTCAGAGAAGTGATCGAACACGTGGCGGATGCGGCCGTGTGACTTGGGTGTGAGGTGGTGCTCCACCAGCTCCAGCAGCACATCCCGGCACTCGGTCAGCAGGCCAGCCAGCACCGCAGCCTCAAAGGTGAAGTCCACCTCGCCAAAGCTGAGTGCCGTCATGGCGCCCTGCCGCAGCTTTTGGCGGAAGCGGGCGGCCAGGGCCAGCTCACCGGGGCCAAAGCAACCGCTGCGGTGCAGCATGGCCACCTTGACCGCCACCTTGATCAGGTCCTTGATCACCCGCTGGGCCTGGGGCCGGCTGTGGGTGTACTCTTTGGAAACACGGTAGAGCTCATCTAGCACCGCGCTGCTGGTCTCGTCGATGAACAGATGAGCCACGGACCGACCTGCCATCTTACTCAGTAGCTTCTTCTCCGCCTGTAGTGCCAGACTCTTTGAGCTGAAGGACTCCATAGTGCCTGGGGAAGGGGGCGGTGGGGGCATGTGGTTAGTCGCCAGAAGACAGCCACAGGCATCCTTAGAAAGAGAGACGTggcttttccccctttctctggtTTCTCGCCCATTGTCATCATTTCATCTTTTTCCCCTGGGCCCACTCGGTTCTCTAGGCCTGTGCCCATTTCTTTTCACGTGGTACTGTAGGAAATTTTGATTTCTAAACCCAGAGGAGCAGTAATAGCTTTGGCTGGAGGAGTGAAGGCTCATAGGGGCTCGGCCTCACACGTGAAGTCTCAAGGGGAAGTAGGCCATTGCTGCCCTACAGTGGAGAAGATCCGGCTTACCTGGCTGATCATTCTGCCCTTGTGGACGCTGACTGTGTGCCATGTGTCTATGAGGCGTGGCTCTGACTCTCTGTTTTACAGCTGAGCAAACTGAAGCTCGCTTTAAAGAATTTACCCAACGTCAAATGCCACCATTTTTCTGGCCCCCAAAGCCCATGTCAGCTCCTGTGCTCTACTGTCTGTAAAGAAatggggtcggggtgggggatCTCAGGAGtcctaataaaaataacaactaacGTTTATTGAGAACctatgtgccaagtactttaTGGGAATTGTCTTCCCGACCCTTCGTAAGGTCGGTGTCACCGTCTTACGGTGAGAACACTAAAGCTAAGAGGAATTAAGCAACTTGGCCAAATGATAATGAGCAAATAGCAAATATAGCAAATGATAGTGAGCTTTGAACTAAATAATCTGAAGAAACCTCCTTCCCTGGAATGTTCTCAGTGAGGTCCATGCACATGTGAGCATGAGAAACAAGCAccccagggcaggagggggccgGTGGTCCTGGAGGCCTGCAGTCTTCTGCTGGGACTGACCCCAGGACCCTCCTGGTGGCACATCACTGGCATATATCCAGGGTTCTCTCCCCGTGGTCTTCGCCCGTGGTTCTGGTTGTTTTGCTTCTTACTTCCCCCTACCCTGCGCTGCAGGATGTGGCTGTGACCGCAGTGAGGAGCAGCCTCGCCCTCTCCCCCAAACCCAAATGGGAGCCTGAAGACTCAGGGCAGATGGGTGCTATTGACTGGGGCAGGGGTTTCTTCCCCAGCTGTACCGGTTCAATGGGAGCCCGAAAAGCTGCTTTGCTCCTGGGCCTGCCTGGGGTTTTCTGGCCCGGGCTCCACAGCCGGAAGAGGAGATTGCTCCATGCgagcctgccttcctccttggCCTTCCTGTTCCCCAGCTCTTCATCGCACCCGTTGTTATCTCCCATTTGCTCCactgtcctctccctccctgtttcagtctccctttttctcttgtcTGGGTCCTGCCCTGCGACCCTCTGCTCCAGCTCCCCCTCTGGCCCTTATGTCTACCCCCATGTCTCCTAGGATGTCCTTACATGTCTCCATACTCTGTTGCACACCCACATCACCCCCATGCCTCGGCCCTGCCTCTACACTGTCCCAAACCCCGTCTTTCTTTCTGAGGCATCCTTGCCCCAGGGAAAACTGAGTTGGACCTTTCTGCTGAGGACCCAAGAATTCTGTCAAGTGAGAGTCTCACAATATGGAAGGCTCAGGCTGGCAGGGCTGGGACCTTTCTGCCACCACCACCCCTAAAGACTACCCTCCTGTCATTGCTGGCCCCTCACCTGCTGCGTGCACTGGTGCCAGTCTTGCCTTGGGTGTCCCGGGAGAGCTGATAGAATGGAGAAGCTCCTAAGTGAGAGGCTCTTTGGCTTGGCCCCACCCCTGAAGCCCCGCCTACCAACTCGGTGCTCAACCTCCGGTTCATCACACTGTCTCTAAGAAGGTCTGTGGCCCAAGAGCCTCCCAGAAATACAACAAAGGTTAAAAGGAATACCAAGCACTCTGGAGGAAATAGCCTTGATTTGAGGTCATGAGGAGGGATTGCACATCCCCTGCTCTCAAAtggtttgcttctttctttcctcgaTGCCCAGTTCCTTGAGATCTTCGATTTCTGTGGTACTGGGAAGGATATGAAGTACAAATTGCTGGAGTAGGGGTCAGTGGGGAAGGTTTTGAATATTGAATTGAGCTTAGGCTGGAGATGCCAGAGGCAGACCAGAGACCAGCAGGTGTGAGCGTGTCCCTGGAGTCTCCAGGGGAGGGTGGTGCTTGGGGCAGCGGTATCACGAGCATAGAGGCCTCCAGTGCCTGCCTGGGTAAGGGGTGGCATGGACTGTCTCTGCCCTTAACCCTAGAGAGGAAGGTGCTGGGGCCAGGGCGACCAAGCCAGATGTGACCAGCAGGTGTCAGCACAGCACTGAACCACTAGAGGAAACGCAGCTACTTACGGTGCTTTGTAGCTGCTATAGGGACGAAGGTAAGAGTTTCTGAATGAGGCCAAAATGTTTACCATCAAGAATCTGACAGCCTGGACAGGGAGATAAACTTAAGCAAGTATAACTATAATGCAAGTCAAATGACATCATTAGCTTTAGTAGAAATTGGAAGAATAATGAGAGTAAAGAGATGTTTAGATTATTTCTGAGAGGAGGGCTGAcaaggcagaaagaggagaatggATTCAACTATTTACGAGGCAGAGATGGTGAAGTGCTTCCCAGATGATGGGGAAAAGCATAAGCCATCCAACAATTAAAGGTAATGTAGAGCATACTCAGGAAGCGGTGATTTATTCTGTTTGTGACCCAGGTTgcttgagagagaaggaaagaaggaaaaggcagaTCATGGTAGGCTTTAACAGATTTGCTCAAGGGTTCACACTTCTGTGGGCAGTGGGGAGACATTCAGCATTTTGAATCAGGAGAAAGAAATCATTAGCTCAGTGGGAATGGGTTAGAGGCTCCAATAAGTTTTTAGCGGAGGGAGGGCCTGCTGGATCGGCATATAGCTTGCACAGGATGAGGCCTGATGAGAGACCTTGGGCTTTGGCGATTTTACAAGAAGTTCTAGCAGAAGGGGAAGGGTTGGAAAGTGGGTTGGCTTGCAAAAGTTGAAGAGTAAATTGAGGTTCCGGAATAAAAGCCATCCACATGACACGGACTCCACGGTTGAGAGGCTTCAAGAGGTGAAATAACCTGTCCCCAAATTCGAAAGCTAGTCAATGGCAGATTGAGGGCCTTAGGTGATTCCCAAGACTTTCCGGCTCATTTCCTCACAAGATGATGAGGCAGTAAATTCTACCTCATAATGAACATGGCAGGGGCCAGAGCTCCCGTATGCTCTGATCAATTCACTGATCATACATTCTGGGGACAGTCATAGGTGGTACTACCAAAATCACAGGGACAGTGagagtcctttttattttttattatttgttaatgtttatttttgagagagagagagagagacagagcatgagcgggggaggggcagagagagagagaggcacagaatcccaagcaggctccgggctctgagctgtcagcacagaacctgatgcagggcttgaacccagggcttcaacctgagccaaagtcagacgttcaaccgactgagccatccaggctccccgagagtcctttttaaaaggaatgtgccatctggggtgcctgggtggctcagttggttgagtgcccatctcttgatatcagctcagggcatgatctcacggttcctgggatccagtgccacgtcaggctctgtgctgtctgcccctccctgcccctcccttgctggcgtgctctctctctctgtcaaaaagaaataaacatttaaaaatgtgcaatctaggggcgcctgggtggcgcagtcggttacgcgtccgacttcagccaggtcacgatctcgcggtccgtgagttcgagccccgcgtcaggctctggg
The sequence above is drawn from the Neofelis nebulosa isolate mNeoNeb1 chromosome 2, mNeoNeb1.pri, whole genome shotgun sequence genome and encodes:
- the LYSMD1 gene encoding lysM and putative peptidoglycan-binding domain-containing protein 1 produces the protein MASPSRQASLGGSGLLQGSRARSYGSLVQSACSPVRERRLEHQLAPGDTLAGLALKYGVTMEQIKRANRLYTNDSIFLKKTLYIPILTEPRDLFNGLDSEEEKEGEEEVQSSKDEVQPHSADRKKRETGSGRANGEVLPTPGWEPHTPIHDLSASDFLKKLDSQISLSKKAAAQKLKKGESGVPGEESGLHLSSPRMQQRAVLGPVPLTRTSRTRTLRDQEDEIFKL
- the TNFAIP8L2 gene encoding tumor necrosis factor alpha-induced protein 8-like protein 2, producing the protein MESFSSKSLALQAEKKLLSKMAGRSVAHLFIDETSSAVLDELYRVSKEYTHSRPQAQRVIKDLIKVAVKVAMLHRSGCFGPGELALAARFRQKLRQGAMTALSFGEVDFTFEAAVLAGLLTECRDVLLELVEHHLTPKSHGRIRHVFDHFSDAGLLTALYGPDFTQHLGKICDGLRKMLDEGKL